One window of Pocillopora verrucosa isolate sample1 chromosome 9, ASM3666991v2, whole genome shotgun sequence genomic DNA carries:
- the LOC131779797 gene encoding LOW QUALITY PROTEIN: frizzled-10-B (The sequence of the model RefSeq protein was modified relative to this genomic sequence to represent the inferred CDS: inserted 1 base in 1 codon) → MRQLWRRISALSQSLGPLFFLLLVCLPGLLGKKSKCQKITIPLCANLGYNMTQFPNFMGQENEEDAATKINEFAPLIAVNCAPQLRFFLCSMFAPMCAEGVDHPIYSCRSMCEAARNGCTPVMQKFGFDWPDILDCSQMPFQGDPRAKSDPSKLCMADPNMDHKAMNMSEFWKNIDSLDPKYKEVLKKLGQIPGSWTPDQSTVAPTTSEGTKEIYPNQTDIGAVSIPSLCKNNSRNLLAKKFVRVEKYDLCVPRCGEDVFFTPSNRQFVETWVTIWSVLCFISTAFTVLTFAIDTARFKYPERPIIFLSFCYNLYSIAFIVRAIAGTENIICDKANHHVIAVGLNIADHAGCSVVFLMLYYFGMASALWWVMLTFAWFLAAGLKWGQEAIEAKATYFHIVAWTVPAVQTIIALIMRKVDTDELAGICYVGNSDQQNLGGYVLAPLCFYLIVGTLFLLAGFIALFRIRTVLKNKETDTNKLEKLMVRIGVFSILYTVPVTSVVACYFYEHANMERWRLNVLQCQGDENCMEDQGPSVELFTVKYFMLLAVGITSNMWIWSTKTCQSWRKFYXKKCRGKSEKSSEKKPLTQQNSTNSFKTNHFRDRGAANPQVPYTFNAPVPCSQSSSTAVTSLPVHSPSSLPQSKASSVAAGATV, encoded by the exons ATGAGGCAACTGTGGAGAAGGATTTCGGCCTTGAGCCAATCTCTGGGTCCACTTTTCTTTCTACTTCTCGTCTGTTTGCCTGGATTGCTtgggaaaaaatcaaaatgtcaaaaaatcaCAATACCTCTCTGCGCGAACCTCGGTTACAACATGACGCAGTTCCCGAATTTTATGGGCCAGGAGAACGAAGAGGATGCGGCTACAAAAATAAACGAATTCGCGCCGCTGATTGCTGTGAACTGTGCGCCGCAGTTACGATTTTTTCTGTGCTCCATGTTTGCACCAATGTGCGCCGAGGGAGTAGATCATCCGATTTACTCCTGCAGATCCATGTGTGAGGCAGCGAGAAATGGATGTACCCCAGTGATGCAGAAGTTTGGATTCGACTGGCCTGACATTCTAGATTGCAGTCAGATGCCTTTTCAGGGTGACCCTAGAGCCAAGAGCGACCCTAGCAAATTGTGCATGGCTGATCCAAACATGGATCACAAAGCGATGAACATGTCGgaattttggaaaaatattgATTCTTTGGACCCAAAGTATAAAGAAGTGTTGAAAAAATTAGGACAAATTCCCGGTTCATGGACACCTGATCAGTCAACAGTTGCACCGACTACAAGCGAAGGCACTAAAGAAATATATCCTAATCAGACAGATATTGGGGCCGTGAGCATTCCATCGTTAtgtaaaaataattcaagaaaCCTGCTCGCCAAGAAGTTTGTTCGCGTTGAAAAATATGACCTTTGCGTCCCCAGGTGCGGCGAAGACGTCTTCTTCACTCCGAGCAACAGACAATTCGTGGAGACTTGGGTCACGATTTGGTCAGTATTGTGTTTCATTTCCACTGCGTTTACGGTTCTTACGTTCGCTATCGACACGGCAAGATTTAAATACCCCGAAAGGCCAATTATTTTCCTGTCGTTCTGTTATAATCTCTACTCGATCGCCTTTATAGTCCGCGCCATCGCGGGTACTGAGAACATTATATGCGACAAGGCTAACCATCATGTAATAGCAGTGGGTTTGAACATTGCCGACCACGCAGGCTGTTCAGTGGTCTTTTTGATGCTTTATTACTTCGGAATGGCCTCAGCGCTATGGTGGGTGATGTTAACGTTCGCCTGGTTTTTAGCCGCAGGATTAAAATGGGGACAAGAGGCGATCGAAGCTAAAGCTACTTATTTTCACATCGTGGCTTGGACTGTGCCCGCCGTACAGACTATCATCGCCCTTATCATGAGAAAAGTCGACACAGATGAACTCGCCGGGATTTGTTATGTGGGTAACAGCGATCAGCAAAACCTAGGGGGGTACGTACTCGCTCCGTTATGTTTCTATCTCATTGTCGGAACGCTGTTTCTCTTGGCGGGCTTCATCGCGCTCTTTCGAATTCGAACAGTTTTAAAGAATAAGGAAACTGACACGAACAAGCTAGAGAAACTTATGGTCAGAATCGGAGTGTTTTCCATTTTGTACACTGTTCCAGTGACTTCAGTCGTCGCTTGCTATTTTTACGAGCACGCAAACATGGAACGTTGGCGGCTTAACGTCTTGCAATGTCAAGGGGACGAGAACTGCATGGAGGATCAGGGCCCGAGCGTCGAACTTTTCACCGTAAAGTACTTTATGCTATTAGCGGTTGGCATCACGTCGAACATGTGGATTTGGTCCACAAAAACGTGCCAGTCTTGGCgaaaatttt ataaaaaatgtCGAGGCAAATCCGAGAAATCTTCCGAGAAAAAACCGCTCACACAACAAAACTCCacaaacagttttaaaacaaatcattttcgCGATCGCGGAGCGGCAAACCCACAAGTTCCCTACACGTTTAACGCGCCAGTCCCTTGTTCACAAAGCTCTTCAACAGCTGTCACATCATTGCCAGTTCATTCGCCATCAAGTTTGCCTCAGAGCAAAGCAAGTAGCGTTGCGGCAGGCGCTACTGTGTAA